A single region of the Vagococcus teuberi genome encodes:
- the tsf gene encoding translation elongation factor Ts — translation MSKISASMVKELRERTGVGMMDAKRALVEVEGKMEEAIDLLREKGMAKAGKKNDRIAAEGLANVYVNGNTAAIVEVNSETDFVAKNEKFQDLVKNIAKLVAENKPANMEEALKIKTEAGTIESDVIEATQVIGEKISFRRFEILEKDDNAAFGGYLHMGGRIAVLTVLEGTTDEAVAKDVAMHVAAINPRYVSKDQVSQEELDHEKKVLTEQALNEGKPENIVEKMVIGRMNKFLAEICLVDQPFVKDPDMTVEKFVASKGGTVKEFVRFEVGEGMEKREENFADEVASQMGK, via the coding sequence ATGAGTAAAATTAGTGCTTCTATGGTAAAAGAATTACGTGAACGTACAGGTGTCGGTATGATGGATGCTAAACGTGCGTTAGTTGAAGTTGAAGGAAAAATGGAAGAAGCTATCGACTTATTAAGAGAAAAAGGAATGGCAAAAGCTGGTAAGAAAAATGACCGTATCGCTGCTGAAGGTTTAGCAAATGTATACGTTAATGGAAATACAGCTGCTATTGTTGAAGTAAACTCTGAAACAGACTTCGTTGCTAAAAATGAAAAATTCCAAGATTTAGTTAAAAATATTGCTAAATTGGTAGCTGAAAACAAACCGGCTAACATGGAAGAGGCTTTAAAAATCAAAACAGAAGCAGGAACAATTGAGTCTGACGTGATTGAAGCAACTCAAGTTATTGGAGAAAAAATTAGTTTCCGTCGTTTTGAAATTTTAGAAAAAGACGACAACGCTGCATTTGGTGGATACTTACATATGGGCGGACGTATTGCTGTATTAACAGTTTTAGAAGGAACTACTGACGAAGCTGTTGCTAAAGACGTTGCTATGCACGTTGCTGCAATTAACCCTCGCTATGTATCTAAAGATCAAGTATCTCAAGAAGAGTTAGATCACGAGAAAAAAGTATTAACTGAGCAAGCTTTAAATGAAGGTAAACCAGAAAATATCGTTGAAAAAATGGTTATTGGCCGTATGAATAAATTCTTAGCTGAAATTTGTTTAGTTGACCAACCATTTGTTAAAGATCCAGATATGACTGTTGAAAAATTTGTTGCATCTAAAGGTGGAACAGTGAAAGAATTCGTGCGTTTTGAAGTTGGAGAAGGTATGGAAAAACGCGAAGAAAACTTTGCTGACGAAGTTGCAAGTCAAATGGGTAAATAG
- the rpsB gene encoding 30S ribosomal protein S2: MAVISMKQLLEAGVHFGHQTRRWNPKMKKYIFTERNGIYIIDLQKTVRLVDDAYNYMRNVAEEGGIALFVGTKKQAQEAIKDEAIRSGQYYVNHRWLGGTLTNWDTIQKRIARLKQITTMEEDGVFEVLPKKEVAGLMKERERLEKFLGGIADMPRIPDVMFIVDPRKERIAVQEAHKLNIPIVAMVDTNCDPDEIDVVIPSNDDAIRAVKLISGKMADAFIEGRQGEDEIVEEVFTEEVVSEEAPSIEEIVEVVEGSNAE; encoded by the coding sequence ATGGCAGTAATCAGTATGAAACAGTTACTAGAAGCTGGTGTACACTTCGGTCACCAAACTCGTCGCTGGAACCCAAAAATGAAGAAATATATCTTCACAGAAAGAAATGGTATTTATATCATTGACTTACAAAAAACAGTTCGCTTAGTAGATGACGCTTATAACTACATGAGAAATGTCGCTGAAGAAGGCGGAATTGCTTTATTTGTAGGAACTAAAAAACAAGCTCAAGAAGCAATCAAAGACGAAGCAATTCGTTCAGGACAATACTATGTTAACCATCGTTGGTTGGGTGGAACATTAACTAACTGGGATACAATCCAAAAACGTATCGCTCGTTTGAAACAAATCACAACTATGGAAGAAGACGGTGTATTTGAAGTCTTACCTAAAAAAGAAGTTGCTGGTTTAATGAAAGAACGTGAAAGATTAGAAAAATTCTTAGGCGGTATCGCTGATATGCCAAGAATTCCTGATGTTATGTTTATTGTTGACCCACGTAAAGAACGTATTGCGGTTCAAGAAGCTCATAAATTAAATATTCCAATCGTAGCTATGGTTGATACTAACTGTGATCCAGATGAGATTGATGTTGTTATCCCATCTAACGATGATGCTATTCGTGCGGTTAAATTAATTTCTGGAAAAATGGCTGACGCATTCATTGAAGGTCGTCAAGGTGAAGATGAAATCGTAGAAGAAGTATTTACAGAAGAAGTTGTTTCTGAAGAAGCTCCTTCAATCGAAGAAATCGTTGAAGTTGTTGAAGGAAGTAACGCTGAATAA
- the frr gene encoding ribosome recycling factor translates to MSQVILNDAKEKMKKSEESLRRELGQIRAGRANASLLERITVDYYGAPTPLNQLSSITIPEARVLMITPFDKSAMENIEKALLASDIGISPTNDGTVIRLVIPQLTEERRKEIAKEVSKQGENAKIAIRNIRRDAIDELKKLEKNKEISEDELRGLEKDVQSLTDSSVKNIEAIVSDKEKEILDV, encoded by the coding sequence ATGAGTCAAGTGATTTTAAATGATGCAAAAGAGAAAATGAAGAAATCTGAGGAAAGTTTGAGACGCGAATTAGGCCAAATTAGAGCAGGACGAGCTAATGCTAGTTTGCTTGAACGCATCACTGTAGATTACTACGGTGCTCCAACACCACTTAATCAATTGTCTTCTATTACAATTCCAGAAGCACGCGTGTTAATGATTACACCGTTTGATAAATCAGCAATGGAAAACATTGAAAAAGCGTTATTAGCAAGTGATATCGGCATCTCACCAACAAACGATGGAACTGTTATTCGTTTAGTGATTCCTCAATTAACAGAAGAACGTCGTAAAGAAATTGCAAAAGAAGTAAGTAAACAAGGTGAAAATGCTAAGATTGCTATCCGTAATATCCGTCGAGACGCAATTGATGAATTAAAAAAATTAGAGAAAAATAAAGAAATTTCAGAAGATGAGTTACGTGGATTAGAAAAAGACGTTCAATCATTAACAGACTCAAGTGTTAAAAATATTGAAGCCATTGTTAGTGATAAAGAAAAAGAAATTTTAGACGTATAG
- a CDS encoding isoprenyl transferase, producing MFNLFTKQAKEKIGEENKISFSKDGDIPRHIAIIMDGNGRWAQARHLPRIAGHKEGMNTVKKITTYASKLGVKVLTLYAFSTENWKRPSSEVEFLMKLPVDFFDVFVPELVKENVKVTVMGYKEYLPKHTQKAVENAIEQTKDNTGMVLNFALNYGSRAEILTAINKLLEEVKQGKDIEEVDEEMFSNYLMTASLPKKMQDPDLLIRTSGEERISNFLLWQIAYSELFFTDSYWPDFSLENLEEAIGSFQQRQRRFGGLKTKGDASK from the coding sequence ATGTTTAATTTATTTACAAAACAAGCGAAGGAAAAAATAGGAGAAGAAAATAAAATATCTTTTTCTAAGGATGGAGACATTCCAAGGCATATAGCAATTATTATGGATGGCAATGGGCGATGGGCCCAGGCTAGACATTTACCACGAATTGCCGGTCACAAAGAAGGCATGAATACTGTCAAAAAAATAACAACCTATGCCAGTAAGCTAGGCGTAAAAGTATTAACACTATATGCTTTTTCAACAGAAAACTGGAAACGACCGTCAAGTGAAGTAGAATTTTTGATGAAGTTACCCGTTGATTTTTTTGATGTGTTTGTACCAGAACTTGTCAAAGAGAATGTTAAGGTAACGGTTATGGGATACAAAGAGTATTTGCCAAAACACACTCAAAAAGCAGTCGAAAATGCAATTGAACAGACAAAAGATAACACTGGAATGGTCCTTAATTTCGCGTTAAACTATGGTAGTCGAGCTGAGATACTAACTGCTATAAATAAGTTGTTAGAAGAAGTCAAACAAGGAAAAGATATTGAAGAAGTCGATGAGGAAATGTTTTCTAATTACTTAATGACAGCTAGTTTACCAAAAAAGATGCAAGACCCAGATTTGTTAATTCGAACAAGTGGGGAAGAGAGAATCAGTAACTTTTTACTTTGGCAAATTGCTTATAGTGAACTATTCTTTACTGATAGTTATTGGCCTGATTTTAGTTTGGAGAATCTAGAAGAGGCAATAGGATCCTTCCAACAACGTCAACGTCGTTTTGGAGGATTGAAAACAAAAGGAGATGCAAGTAAATGA
- the pyrH gene encoding UMP kinase, producing MVEPKYRRVLLKVSGEALAGEKGFGINPSVVNGLVKEIKEIHALGVEVAIVVGGGNIWRGNIGAEMGMERSQADYMGMLATVMNGLALQDTLENLGVPTRVQTSIEMRQIAEPYIRRRAIRHLEKRRVVIFAGGTGNPYFTTDTTAALRAVEIGADVILMAKNNVDGVYSADPKLDMNATKFEELTHMEVISKGLSVMDSTASSLSMDNDIPLVVFNMNEPGNIKRVCLGEQIGTTVRGK from the coding sequence ATGGTAGAACCTAAATATCGCAGAGTATTGCTAAAAGTCAGTGGAGAGGCATTGGCCGGAGAAAAAGGATTTGGAATTAACCCATCTGTTGTAAATGGTTTGGTTAAGGAAATCAAAGAAATTCACGCCTTAGGAGTAGAAGTGGCAATAGTTGTTGGTGGCGGAAACATTTGGCGCGGTAATATTGGTGCTGAGATGGGGATGGAACGTTCTCAAGCAGATTATATGGGAATGCTTGCAACTGTGATGAACGGTTTAGCGCTTCAAGACACGCTAGAAAATTTAGGTGTACCAACTCGTGTTCAAACATCTATCGAAATGAGACAAATTGCAGAACCTTATATCAGACGTCGTGCAATTCGTCATTTAGAAAAACGTCGTGTAGTTATTTTTGCTGGAGGAACGGGTAACCCTTACTTCACAACAGATACTACAGCAGCGCTTAGAGCAGTAGAAATAGGTGCAGATGTTATTTTAATGGCTAAAAATAATGTAGACGGTGTGTATTCTGCGGATCCTAAACTAGATATGAATGCTACAAAATTTGAAGAATTAACTCATATGGAGGTTATATCAAAAGGATTATCAGTAATGGATTCGACTGCAAGTAGTTTAAGTATGGATAATGATATACCATTAGTTGTCTTTAATATGAATGAACCGGGAAATATCAAACGAGTTTGTTTAGGTGAACAAATCGGAACAACTGTAAGGGGGAAATAA
- a CDS encoding phosphatidate cytidylyltransferase produces the protein MRQRVITAVVALILFIPLIVIGQMPLQIVMAMLGGIAVYELFRMKGLEIKTPEGILAIIGTILLILPRSTWYEFLPRTVTGNTLFYLIVMALLVLPVFSKNEFTFDNVGFPVLVSLYIGTGFQNFISARETGLHVLMYALFIVWSTDIGAYMVGRKYGQRKLASDISPNKTIEGSLGGIASAMVVSLVYTMIWPMTYNIFAMLLLTILFSIVGQLGDLVESSYKRYYGVKDSGNILPGHGGILDRFDSLLFVFPFMHLVGLF, from the coding sequence ATGAGACAAAGAGTGATTACTGCGGTAGTAGCATTGATTTTATTTATTCCATTAATTGTGATTGGACAAATGCCGCTACAAATCGTGATGGCCATGTTAGGTGGAATTGCGGTTTATGAGTTGTTTAGAATGAAAGGTCTTGAAATCAAGACACCTGAAGGGATACTAGCGATTATTGGGACGATACTTCTTATTTTACCTCGTTCGACTTGGTATGAGTTTTTACCACGTACAGTAACTGGAAATACATTATTTTATTTAATTGTGATGGCATTATTAGTATTACCAGTTTTTTCAAAAAATGAATTTACTTTTGATAATGTTGGTTTTCCTGTATTAGTTAGTCTATATATTGGAACAGGTTTCCAAAACTTCATCTCTGCTAGAGAGACAGGATTACATGTTTTAATGTATGCGTTGTTTATTGTTTGGTCAACTGACATTGGGGCTTACATGGTTGGTAGAAAATATGGTCAAAGAAAACTTGCATCAGATATTTCGCCGAATAAAACAATTGAAGGTTCTCTTGGAGGTATCGCATCTGCAATGGTGGTGTCATTAGTTTATACTATGATTTGGCCGATGACTTATAATATATTTGCGATGTTATTACTAACGATTTTATTTTCAATAGTAGGGCAACTTGGTGATTTAGTCGAGTCATCATATAAACGATACTACGGTGTAAAAGATTCAGGTAATATTTTACCAGGGCATGGTGGCATTTTAGATAGATTTGATAGTTTATTATTTGTTTTTCCATTTATGCATTTAGTAGGATTATTTTAA
- a CDS encoding undecaprenyl-diphosphate phosphatase, with protein sequence MDFYNILKVIFLGIVEGITEWLPISSTGHLILVDQFIKLDASSDFKEMFNVVIQLGAILAVVVLYFNKLNPFARNKSGIEKRETWSLWFKVVVACIPAGVLGILFDDFLEEHFHKFVPVAMMLILYGVLFIIVENRNKTMKPTTTTLNQLTYKTAFIIGLFQVLSLIPGTSRSGATIIGAMIIGCSRYVAAEFTFFLGIPVMFGASGVKILKFLLKGNSFGSPEIILLSIGTIVSFVVSILAIKFLMGYIKKHDFKVFGWYRIILGTIILIYWLTTL encoded by the coding sequence ATGGATTTTTATAACATATTAAAAGTAATCTTTTTAGGGATTGTTGAAGGGATTACAGAATGGCTACCTATTAGTAGTACAGGTCATCTTATTCTAGTGGATCAATTTATTAAACTAGATGCTTCAAGTGATTTTAAAGAAATGTTTAATGTTGTCATTCAATTAGGTGCCATCCTAGCTGTTGTGGTTTTATATTTTAATAAATTAAACCCTTTTGCTAGAAATAAATCAGGTATCGAGAAAAGAGAGACTTGGTCGTTATGGTTTAAAGTAGTCGTGGCGTGTATTCCAGCAGGTGTTTTAGGAATTTTATTTGATGATTTTCTAGAAGAACATTTTCATAAATTCGTTCCTGTGGCAATGATGTTAATTCTTTACGGCGTCTTGTTCATCATTGTCGAAAATCGCAATAAAACGATGAAGCCAACTACAACAACTCTAAATCAACTAACTTATAAAACAGCCTTTATTATTGGTTTATTCCAAGTTCTATCATTAATACCTGGGACATCTCGCTCAGGTGCTACTATTATTGGGGCAATGATTATTGGCTGTTCACGTTATGTAGCAGCTGAATTCACTTTCTTTTTAGGTATTCCTGTTATGTTTGGTGCTAGTGGTGTTAAAATTTTGAAATTCTTGTTAAAAGGAAATTCATTCGGTTCTCCTGAAATCATCTTACTATCAATCGGAACGATTGTTTCGTTTGTTGTCTCAATTTTAGCTATTAAATTTTTGATGGGTTATATCAAAAAACACGATTTCAAAGTATTCGGTTGGTACAGAATCATTCTTGGTACCATCATTCTCATTTACTGGTTAACAACATTATAA
- a CDS encoding histidine phosphatase family protein, producing MTTFYCMRHGKTEFNQAGIFQGGLVDSPLLDEGIKTAKKAGEYLKDVSFDRVIISPQKRAQDTAEAFLSVHPSSPEKVIEPNIREMEFGSWDGTLEKNYDGQTQFEHLKHRPHLYDPSEFGGEDFNTLLTRTKNVFRDYAQKHPNDTILVVSHGLTLQTLLKHFQGLDLSKIREGELLGNTSISIIETDNAEDFSVTRYNDLTHVL from the coding sequence ATGACGACATTTTACTGTATGAGACATGGAAAAACAGAATTTAATCAAGCAGGTATTTTTCAAGGAGGTCTTGTTGATTCACCTTTACTAGATGAGGGAATTAAAACCGCTAAAAAAGCGGGTGAATATTTGAAAGATGTTTCGTTTGATCGCGTCATTATTTCACCGCAAAAACGAGCACAAGATACTGCTGAAGCATTTCTTTCAGTTCACCCTTCAAGCCCTGAAAAAGTCATAGAACCTAATATTCGTGAAATGGAGTTTGGTTCATGGGATGGCACACTAGAAAAAAATTATGATGGACAAACTCAATTTGAGCATCTAAAACATCGGCCTCATTTATATGACCCAAGTGAATTTGGTGGAGAGGATTTTAATACTTTATTAACTCGAACAAAAAATGTATTTAGAGACTATGCACAAAAACACCCGAATGATACTATCTTAGTTGTTTCTCATGGTTTAACACTACAAACTCTATTGAAACATTTTCAAGGCCTAGATTTAAGCAAAATTAGAGAAGGTGAATTATTAGGTAATACTAGTATTTCTATTATTGAAACTGATAATGCTGAAGATTTTTCTGTCACACGATACAATGATTTAACTCACGTTCTTTAA
- a CDS encoding DUF308 domain-containing protein, which produces MSQLSSTLLRYAKKIEWHSFLMGGLMVIFGFIMVFHLDSQIKQYSIIIGLIAILKGFLNFNYYSTNTRLEPKEKWHILYLFSGIVSIIIGLFIIFNFSATNNVLCVICGFWFIWDYIPQIILTELEFINHRQLLITFRIIQGIAILCGIILVFQSFIPYINPLMFVICYYLLSGGVLLWENYQVFKKRS; this is translated from the coding sequence ATGAGTCAGCTTAGCAGCACACTTTTACGATATGCAAAGAAAATAGAATGGCATTCATTTTTAATGGGTGGGTTGATGGTTATCTTTGGTTTTATTATGGTCTTCCATCTAGACTCACAAATCAAACAATATAGTATTATTATTGGTCTAATTGCCATTTTGAAAGGTTTTTTAAATTTCAATTACTACTCAACTAATACGCGATTAGAACCCAAAGAAAAATGGCACATTCTTTACCTTTTTTCTGGAATAGTCAGTATCATCATTGGATTGTTTATCATTTTTAACTTTTCAGCTACTAATAATGTACTATGTGTTATCTGTGGTTTTTGGTTCATTTGGGATTACATCCCCCAAATTATTCTAACAGAATTAGAATTTATCAATCATAGACAACTGCTTATAACATTTAGAATAATTCAAGGAATAGCTATTTTATGTGGGATTATACTAGTGTTCCAATCATTTATCCCCTATATTAATCCCTTGATGTTTGTTATTTGTTATTATCTTCTCTCAGGAGGCGTTCTCCTTTGGGAAAATTATCAAGTTTTTAAAAAAAGAAGCTAA
- the rseP gene encoding RIP metalloprotease RseP, which translates to MKTFLTFIFVFGLIVLVHEFGHFIFAKRGGILVREFSIGMGPKLFYHRHNGTTYTIRLLPLGGYVRMAGEGEDEGELSPGMHLSLVVDENGIVTKINPTKKIQLPNSIPVELIAFDLEDELFIKGYENGDESEEKVFPVSHDAIILEEDGIETQIAPRDVQFQSASLGRRVMTNFAGPLNNFILAAVLFILVAFMQGGKYTEDPSNVIGGVMQDSVADKAGIKPGDRILQVNSKETPDFTDIQQEISSNLNKTVSLVVEKESGEKSTIEVVPEKNEQNPKIGMIGIQMSNKFTPLSFFGKIKYGITQMAANSLTIFKALGDLITGFSINKLGGPVMIFKLSESVSKNGIIAILSFTAMLSVNLGIMNLIPLPGLDGGKLMLNLFEGVRGKPLSQEKEVMITMAGVVILVVLMVAVTWNDIQRFFIQ; encoded by the coding sequence ATGAAAACATTTTTAACATTTATTTTTGTATTTGGTTTAATCGTGTTAGTTCATGAGTTCGGGCATTTTATCTTCGCAAAACGTGGTGGAATACTAGTACGTGAGTTTTCCATTGGTATGGGACCTAAACTGTTTTATCATCGTCATAATGGGACAACGTATACTATTCGTTTGTTACCACTTGGTGGTTATGTACGTATGGCAGGTGAGGGAGAAGACGAAGGAGAATTATCTCCAGGGATGCACTTATCACTTGTAGTGGATGAAAACGGTATTGTAACAAAGATTAATCCCACAAAAAAAATTCAATTACCAAATAGTATTCCAGTTGAATTAATTGCTTTTGATTTAGAGGATGAATTATTTATTAAAGGATATGAGAATGGAGACGAATCTGAGGAAAAAGTGTTCCCAGTCTCTCACGATGCTATTATTCTTGAAGAAGATGGAATAGAGACACAAATTGCACCACGCGATGTTCAATTCCAATCAGCATCATTAGGTCGTCGCGTTATGACCAACTTTGCCGGTCCATTAAACAACTTTATTTTAGCTGCGGTGTTATTTATATTAGTTGCGTTTATGCAAGGCGGGAAATACACAGAAGATCCTTCTAATGTTATTGGTGGAGTGATGCAAGATAGTGTAGCTGATAAAGCAGGCATTAAACCAGGTGATAGAATACTTCAAGTAAACAGTAAAGAAACGCCTGATTTTACAGATATTCAACAGGAAATTTCATCGAACTTGAATAAGACTGTATCTTTAGTGGTCGAAAAAGAATCTGGTGAAAAATCAACAATTGAAGTGGTACCAGAAAAGAATGAACAAAATCCAAAAATTGGAATGATTGGTATTCAAATGAGTAATAAGTTTACGCCGTTATCTTTCTTTGGTAAAATCAAATATGGAATAACACAGATGGCTGCTAACTCATTAACTATTTTTAAAGCTTTAGGCGATTTGATCACTGGGTTTAGTATCAATAAACTAGGTGGTCCAGTGATGATTTTTAAATTGTCTGAATCAGTTTCCAAAAATGGAATCATTGCTATTTTATCATTTACAGCAATGCTATCAGTCAACTTAGGTATTATGAATTTGATTCCTTTACCAGGTCTTGATGGTGGAAAATTAATGTTAAACCTGTTTGAAGGGGTGCGTGGAAAACCATTAAGTCAAGAAAAAGAAGTAATGATCACAATGGCTGGGGTTGTTATATTAGTTGTGTTGATGGTCGCTGTAACGTGGAATGATATTCAACGTTTCTTTATTCAATAA
- a CDS encoding proline--tRNA ligase, translating into MKQSKFFMPTLREVPSEAEAMSHKILLRGGYIRQVSSGYYIYLPLAYKVIQKIEKIMREEFAKIDANEMLLPAVIPADLWRESGRYETYGDSLMTFTADGDKEYLLGPTHEETFTDLISKDVNSYKKLPLYLYQIQSKYRGEKRPRFGLLRGREFIMKDAYSFHSSVESLDEGFKDFEEAYKKIFDRCGLNYRVIIGDGGAMGSNDSKEFMAIAEIGEDTIVYSNESDYAANLEMATSFYASKKSHETPLEMEKIETPGIGTIAELSEFLSIPEEKTIKSLLYMADDKPVMILLRGDHELNEVKLKNYLNAINLEPATDDDVREVLSAEFGSLGPVGLPETVELLADLYVEDLSNTVVGANETGYHITNVNPGRDFEPKEYVDLRLVKEGEISPDGRGKLQFTRGIELGHIFKLGTFYSEKMKAEVLDENGKAIPVQMGSYGIGVSRLLSAITEQLSDEDGINWPAEIAPFDVHIIPINPKDEHQWNLALDIEKELENYGLDVLLDDRKERPGVKFKDADLVGAPFRITVGKKAEEEIVEVKIKKTQDELEIRRDELYATLNILNK; encoded by the coding sequence ATGAAACAATCGAAATTTTTTATGCCAACCTTGCGTGAAGTGCCAAGTGAAGCAGAAGCAATGAGTCATAAAATCTTGCTTCGTGGTGGTTATATCAGACAGGTATCAAGTGGGTATTATATTTATTTACCACTAGCTTATAAAGTGATTCAAAAAATCGAAAAAATTATGCGTGAAGAATTTGCAAAAATTGATGCAAATGAAATGTTATTGCCAGCTGTTATCCCAGCTGACTTATGGCGTGAGAGTGGTCGTTATGAAACATATGGTGATTCTTTAATGACATTCACAGCAGATGGCGACAAAGAATATCTTCTTGGACCAACTCATGAGGAAACTTTTACAGACTTAATTAGTAAAGATGTTAATTCATATAAAAAATTACCACTTTACTTATACCAAATCCAATCAAAATATCGTGGAGAAAAACGCCCTCGTTTCGGATTATTACGCGGTCGTGAATTTATCATGAAAGATGCGTACTCTTTCCACTCTTCAGTTGAAAGTTTGGATGAAGGATTTAAAGATTTCGAAGAAGCTTATAAAAAAATCTTTGATCGTTGTGGCTTAAACTACCGCGTCATCATTGGTGACGGTGGTGCAATGGGAAGTAATGATTCAAAAGAGTTTATGGCGATTGCTGAAATTGGAGAAGACACGATTGTGTACTCTAACGAAAGTGATTATGCAGCCAACTTAGAAATGGCAACAAGTTTCTATGCGTCAAAAAAATCACATGAAACACCACTTGAAATGGAAAAAATTGAAACACCAGGCATTGGAACAATTGCTGAGTTATCAGAATTTTTATCAATACCAGAAGAAAAAACTATTAAATCATTGCTTTATATGGCAGATGATAAACCTGTTATGATTTTATTACGTGGTGATCATGAATTAAATGAAGTGAAATTAAAAAATTATTTAAATGCGATTAACTTAGAACCAGCTACAGACGATGATGTTAGAGAAGTTTTAAGTGCTGAATTTGGTTCGTTGGGACCTGTAGGCTTACCAGAGACAGTTGAGTTACTTGCTGACCTTTATGTTGAAGATTTGTCTAACACAGTTGTAGGGGCAAATGAAACAGGCTATCATATTACAAATGTAAATCCAGGACGTGACTTTGAACCAAAAGAATACGTGGATTTACGTTTAGTAAAAGAAGGCGAAATTTCTCCTGATGGACGTGGAAAATTACAATTCACGCGAGGTATTGAGTTAGGCCATATCTTTAAACTAGGTACGTTCTATTCAGAAAAAATGAAAGCCGAAGTATTAGATGAAAATGGAAAAGCAATTCCAGTTCAAATGGGTTCTTATGGTATTGGTGTGAGTCGTTTACTTTCAGCTATTACAGAACAATTATCTGATGAAGATGGTATCAACTGGCCAGCAGAAATTGCACCATTTGACGTTCATATCATTCCAATCAATCCAAAAGATGAGCATCAATGGAATCTTGCATTAGATATCGAAAAAGAACTTGAAAATTATGGTTTAGATGTATTATTAGATGACCGTAAAGAACGTCCAGGAGTGAAATTTAAAGATGCCGACTTAGTAGGTGCACCATTTAGAATCACTGTTGGCAAAAAAGCAGAAGAAGAGATTGTTGAAGTGAAAATTAAGAAAACACAAGATGAATTAGAAATTCGTCGTGATGAATTATACGCAACATTAAATATTTTGAATAAGTAA
- a CDS encoding MBL fold metallo-hydrolase, with translation MLTIKQIPTGTIQENCYLIYNDKSLLVVDPGDEAKKIEAEIDALDVKPEAILITHAHYDHIGAVDEIRDRYNIPVYISPIEQSWLTDPQLNLSGLSRHDDMADVTAREAEFELKNYDNYTIGDMTFKVVPTPGHSPGSVSFIFDDFIVCGDALFRGSVGRTDLPFGDSQTLLSGIKKELFTLPDDTKAYPGHGPVTSIGREKQENPFFN, from the coding sequence GTGTTAACTATTAAACAAATTCCAACAGGTACCATTCAAGAAAATTGCTACTTAATCTATAATGATAAATCGTTACTGGTGGTTGATCCGGGTGACGAAGCTAAAAAAATAGAAGCTGAAATTGATGCTTTAGATGTTAAACCTGAAGCTATTTTAATCACTCATGCTCACTATGATCATATTGGTGCAGTTGACGAAATCAGAGATAGATATAATATCCCTGTCTACATCAGTCCTATCGAGCAATCATGGTTAACTGATCCACAACTAAACTTATCTGGTTTAAGTCGTCACGATGATATGGCTGATGTAACCGCTAGGGAAGCTGAGTTTGAATTAAAAAACTATGATAACTATACAATTGGTGATATGACCTTTAAAGTTGTTCCAACTCCTGGACACTCACCTGGTAGTGTTAGTTTCATCTTTGATGACTTTATAGTTTGTGGTGACGCGTTATTTAGAGGCAGTGTTGGACGAACTGACTTACCTTTTGGTGATTCTCAAACTCTTTTATCAGGAATTAAAAAAGAATTATTTACCTTACCCGATGACACAAAAGCTTATCCAGGACACGGACCTGTCACAAGCATCGGTCGAGAAAAACAAGAAAATCCATTTTTTAATTAG